The sequence below is a genomic window from Phaeodactylum tricornutum CCAP 1055/1 chromosome 14, whole genome shotgun sequence.
AGTTCACCATCTTAACCATTCAGAGATAGATGTAGCCAGCCAGTGCCTATCCGAGGTGTGTGCGCTCCGGTAAAGAAGTATATGTATGAGTAGGATGAACAGTTCTATTTTACGCTTTTGATGAGCGCTTTCCTACCCTGCTTCTTTTACGTTACAATAATATTTTCAATCATTCATTACATTCTTACTTGAGTGTCTctatctctctctctctctcctGCGTAATTGATTGAAATGGACAACAATTTCTAGCGTGGCCATCAATCACAGCCAACGTTGTTTTCCATAACCTTCTTTAGACTCCAGCCTCTCCAACAGTACCGAACACTCCTTCAATACCGGCAGAAATGACAGCGTCACCGACGGGAGCAACAGTCGCACCCGGGCTTGCGGATGCCCCGATATAGGCATAGAACGAACCGTCCTGCTCGGCGCCACCGTCTGCAGCCGCACTAACCGTGGAGTCATTGGCCGTGGAGTCAGCAGCACCGCCAGCCTCTACCGTCACACTCTCGACACCACCAGAGCCGGTGGCGTAGCCGGGAGCCACCGCATTGGCAGGGGCAACTCCAGTATTCGTGCCACCACTGATGACGGAAGCAAAACTACCACCCGCGGCGGCGTACGAGGTACCGCTCTCAGAAGCCGGGGTAGGTTCCTCTTCAGCCAAGTCGACCAAGAGCTTGCTGGGTACTTCAAAGTTCATCTCGGCGTCGTCAGGGCTGTCGTGGCTATCGTCCACCGGTGGCATGGACGATTTAGGAGAGGGTGTTCCCGATGGAGAGTGCGTTCCCGACTTGGAAGATTTCGGACTGGACGACTTGTCAGCTTTCCCACTCGGGCTTGGCTTCGACGACTTGCCGGCCTTTCCGCTGGGGCTTGGCTTGGATGATTTCCCGGCCTTCCCGCTAGTAGGACTGATAGTCACGGGTGGTGTGACAGTAGGCGCCTCGGTAACATCAGGCGACTCAGTGGCGACGGCTTCCGTGTCGAAAGAACCAACAAAGTAGCCGGTACCGCCGGACGTGACGGCCACAATAGCCGGGTCTACAACGCCGTAGTTGGCTGCGTTGCCTTTCGATTCCACTCCAGCTTGATCAATGGCGACACCCGCACTACCACCAGTGCTTCCACCCGGACTGCCTGCCGATCCCGTGACCACAAAGCTTCCTTTGTTGTTCACTAGAGCTTCTTGTTTGGTCACTCCTGCACCGGCGCTCCCAGAAACCCCGGTAGTGGACACAGCGTCAATGCTTCCGTATCCGTCAGTAGCACCCGACGCCAATCGGCGAGCCCCCTTTAAGCCCCGGGCGGTCGTTTTGGAAGGCGCGTTCGCGTGAGGAGTAGCGACGGAAGCATCCTATTTCGGAAGAAAGGGAATGACTTGTGAGTACGAGTGTATCAACATGTACGGTACCTGTTTTTATTTTAGAAGGGCGGAGTGAACGTACCTTGGTGAGATCGAGCTGCGTGGCGAGGAGGCCTCCCATAACGAGGacggcggcgacgacttTAGAAGTAGTGGAGACCATGGTTGCAGTATTTGTTGAGATTATGTATGAAAGTAGAATTGCACGTTTTCAGCCTCAGTCAGATTGTGAGCGATTAGATTCTATGCACGCTTCCCGACATGATTTTGTCGGCGATACCTAACGCTTTTATCCATACGCAGCTTTGTGTATTGTAATCATCGCCAACCTTATGTCTAAGAAAGTCAACTACCGAGTTGAACGCCTATAGCGAGCGTTGGGACAAAAAACCCCACTTATGAAAGCTTCATAATGAGAATGTAAGAATTCTGTTCTTCCCAGTGAGCGATCTTTTGCTTATTCCGAAACGTTCCAAATTCGGTTACATATACTGGTATCTTTATTTAGTTTCATGTGGGATTCGTCCGCGATGACGAACATATGTGGTCCATTGTCTAGCGGAAACCAAAGATCAGATGAGAGTTGCTTACGTAGACACGTTCTCTGACACACGCAAGACTCACATTATATTCTGACTGGCGTACGCGTTTACTTTCAAATTTCTACCAATATTCGCTCGTTTGGAGACAGCAACTGCATACAAAAGGCACAGAGATGACGAGGACGCCTGTACGATGTAGGGGCCACTCCATCAAGCAATGAATGTCGGTTAGATGCCACCTTTGTCGACAGTGGTGGTTTGGTCGGTACACTTTACCCAAGGCAAACGGACAGTCGTCTTAGACTGGCGCTGTAAACACTCAGATCCACATTCTAAACAATTGTACTTCACCTTACACCACTCCCCATGCAGTATCCGCTTTCGTAAAACACGGACATGGATGCACTCAAACAACTCCCGTCCGTGTCGGCACCTCATACGGACAGACGAGACGTGAGATTGATTAGCTGGCCCAGAAAGCGAGTATTTCAACTAATAAAAATTATGCTCCTTTCACGAACACAGCCAATCTCGATTCGACGTAgctccttttcttttcttctggTCACCTGCCTTTTGAAGAGAAGCTGGAGTTCTCCAGAAATTAATTGGTTTCATGGTGAAACAGGTATTACTGTGTGGAGAAGTAATGTACCATTGCAAGGCATAGCTCGCTTTGGTTTCATTCATCATTCCGACGTTGCAGTTCAAAACCAATTTTGCGCTTTGATGTTTCGACATTCGCAATTCCTCCTATATTAAATATCAATAAATCCTTTGATGTTCAACCATTCATTACTTGTGCTTACTCCTCTGCGCGTGCATTTCTATAAAACAATTAAAACGGCCAGCCAGTGGGTACTGTACTGACTCCGTCGTCAGGCTTTTGATGATAAATACCTTTTTTTGCAGACTCTTTCGCTTTTTAGGCACCAGCCTCTCCAGCAGTACCGAACACTCCATCAATGTCGGCATAAATTGAGGCTTCACCAACAGGGATTGCAGTCGCACCAGGATTGATGGAGGCCGCATTGTAGGCATAGAAAGATCCGTCTTGCTCAGCGCCGCCTTCTGCATCCGCGCTAGCCGTGAAATCGTTGGCTGTAGAGTCAGCGGCACCGCCAGCATCTACCGTCACACTATCGACACCACCAGACCCGAGGGCGTACGCGGGAACCACAGTTGCACCAGGGACCGCCGTTGCACCGTATGGCGTGTCAATTGTTGTATAGGCTCCACCGGTGAGAGTGGACGTAAAGCTACCACCCGCGGCGGCGTAAGCCGAGCCGCTTTCGGGAACCGGGGTAGCTTCATCTTCAGCCAAgtcaaccaaaagcttgctgGGCACTTCGATGTTCATCTCGGAGTCGCTGTCATCGTGGTCGTCCTCCTCGGGAGCCATGGTCGATTTAGGAGAGGGTGTTCCCGCCTTGGGAGATTTCGCCTTGGGAGATTTCGCCTTGGCGGACTTGGCACGCGTGGGACTGGAAGTCACGAGCGGCGTGGCAGTAGGAGCCTCTGTAGCACCAGGCGCCAACGAGGCGGTAGCATCCGTGTCGAAAGAACCAACAAAGTAGCCGGTACCGCCGGACGTGGCACTCACAACAGACGGGTCTACAACGCCGTAGTTATAGGCATATCCATTCGATTCAACTCCAGCATGGTCGATCGCGACACCCGCACTACCATCAGTGCTTCCACCCGGACTGCCTGCCGATCCCGTGACCACAAAGCTTCCTTTGTTGTTCACTAGAGCTTCTTGTTTGGTCACTCCTGCACCGGCGCTCCCATAAACCCCGGTAGTGGACACAGCGTCAATGCTTCCGTATCCGTCAGTAGCACCCGACGCCAATCGGCGAGCCCCCTTTAAGCCCCGGGCGGTCGTTTTGGAAGGCGCGTTCGCGTGAGGAGTAGCGACGGAAGCATCCTATTTCGGAAGAAAGGGAATGACTTGTGAGTACGAGTGTATCAACATGTACGGTACCTGTTTTTATTTTATTAGGGCGGAGTGAACGTACCTTGGTGAGATCGAGCTGCGTGGCGAGGAGGCCTCCCATAACGAGGacggcggcgacgacttTAGAAGTAGTGGAGACCATGGTTGCAGTGTTTGTTGAGATAGAAAAGATGAGGCTTGCAAGTGCTCGACAAAGTCAATTTATGAGAACCATTCGTTGCGAGCCTATTGTCCTCTGTATCTCCAGGGTATCGTTTTCAGCGATGTTTACCACCCGTAATCCGATGATTCCAGGGCACGTCCACGATACTATCGCCGAAGCGGAATCCATAAACATTCAATTAACGCTGGCGACTTGCGATGGGAGCGTTGTGATTCTTTTGTATAGCTGAGAGCAGTTTTGCTCCATTTATCGCATGTATCTATTCGAATAGAGCATATAAGCCGATAGGCAAAACGCATATTCTAAGGTTAGTTGAAGCAGACTGATTTTGTGGTGATAGGCCCCTTTAAATAAAATTGAATGTGGAGGTTTCGCTCTTCCTTCATGTGTAATGCTGTTTTTCGCACCCTAAGCACTGCGTGCTCTCAACCCATCTATTTTTCCGGTACCCCATGAGGTCATATGCGAGATTGTCGTCCGTAGGCAAGCAGACGCCACCTTAACGCCGATGCAAACTAATTCCCCGTACACAGGGACAGTCGGATTTTCTCCGTGATCACCCGGATGATTGCGAGATTGTTGTTGCGGATGTGAGAGTAAAGACGTTGCTGGTGGTCGGCTTGCCCCGCGTACAGGCCTTGGCTCCAGCATACTCTTCCGCGTTTCTTCCTGAGAGTATTGCTTCTCCAATACTAACGTAGCAACGCATACTAGCATTTTATGTGGGCGCGAAGGAGTCCGAGAGCGGGAGACAGCGCGACCGACGCCATCTTCTCGTCTTGGACTTGTCCGATAAGGATTTTGCAGCAACGTTAGTATTGTTGCTTCTCCTACTATCAGTGAGTTAGGCGTCTGCCAACCGACAAACAAGGTAGTTTATTTCTTCGTTCCGTAAACATCCTGTGGGAGTGTTGTTCTGGGAATACCATGGAAGGAGCGGCACCGCCATCCAGTATGGATCCAGCCGACAAAGCGGGAGGGGAAGTCATCTTTACTTCCGACGGCCTCGATCCCCTGGAGCCGCCTTTGGCTCTAGTGCGAGCCCCACCGCTGCTCTCGAGCAACCGACGCGACGCTTCGGACGGCTCTCCTGTAGATGAACTCGATACATCCAGTGGCACTGACGTCGTCCAAGCCTTTGAAATCTTTGCCGGCAAAGTCTACgcacccaccaccaccaacacgTCATTGTCCACGTCGCTGTCCACCAGATCAGCCTCGTTGGAGACACCGCTGGAGCGTCTTGCGCGTCTACAACGTGAATTGACCGAGTTGCAAGCTGATGTGGCACCAACCGCTGGTAGCGATAGCGCCGTACTCACGGCGGTCCAAGATTTGCAAGCCCGCTTGGCGCAGACCAAGCTCATGGCACAGTCGGAATGGACCGAAAAATTGGTCCAAGCCCAATCTCCCCCGGCCCCAGACTCGGCGCCGAGCGCCAGCCCATCCGCTACGTTAAACGATGCCACTCTGCTCCGCCTCCAACGTATGGAACAGACTGTGGGCGTGTCCGCTGCTTCCACCGGTGCTTCTCTCACTGAGCGTCTCTCGCGGTTAGAAACAGCCGCATCCAAACTGGATGATCGCCAGGTAGAGTCCTTGTCGAGAAAGGCCAAGGTCATTCGCCAGGATCTAGAAGCCGCTTCCAAGGCGCGCAATAAGCTCATGTCCTCGACTGGTTCTCGTGCCGAGGATACCAAAACGATTACCGACTTGTACGATCAATTACTGCAATTGCAAGGGCTGTCGGCGCACTTGCCGGCCTTGACTTCTCGCTTGGCCACACTCGCGCATCAGCACGCGGATACCGGCACCTGGGCCGCTCGGCTGCAAGAAACGGAATCTGTAGCCACCCGGCTACAGTCTAGTGTGCTCGTGCTGGAGCAGTCGTTGGATAAGATGCAGCACGGACTGAACGAAAACGTCACCAAAATGGCAGAAAATCTGAAATCTTTGGATGCGAGGCTAGACGCTTTGGGAAACAAGTAGTCGGCTTTTTTATctcctcgcaatggtgtttTGTAAAGTACTTTGCGATATTGGTCAATGGTCGTTTTCATCAAGTAGTTTCCATTATCACGCTTGTAAATAAACGGTCATCGACATTCAACCTCCACACTACCATATTGAAAGTAGATTTTGCTTGAGAATATCTCCGAGACCTATACACCAACGTAAGATGACATTAAACAGGCAGACCAAATCACATGCAACTCGGTTGTT
It includes:
- a CDS encoding predicted protein, whose protein sequence is MVSTTSKVVAAVLVMGGLLATQLDLTKDASVATPHANAPSKTTARGLKGARRLASGATDGYGSIDAVSTTGVSGSAGAGVTKQEALVNNKGSFVVTGSAGSPGGSTGGSAGVAIDQAGVESKGNAANYGVVDPAIVAVTSGGTGYFVGSFDTEAVATESPDVTEAPTVTPPVTISPTSGKAGKSSKPSPSGKAGKSSKPSPSGKADKSSSPKSSKSGTHSPSGTPSPKSSMPPVDDSHDSPDDAEMNFEVPSKLLVDLAEEEPTPASESGTSYAAAGGSFASVISGGTNTGVAPANAVAPGYATGSGGVESVTVEAGGAADSTANDSTVSAAADGGAEQDGSFYAYIGASASPGATVAPVGDAVISAGIEGVFGTVGEAGV
- a CDS encoding predicted protein — protein: MVSTTSKVVAAVLVMGGLLATQLDLTKDASVATPHANAPSKTTARGLKGARRLASGATDGYGSIDAVSTTGVYGSAGAGVTKQEALVNNKGSFVVTGSAGSPGGSTDGSAGVAIDHAGVESNGYAYNYGVVDPSVVSATSGGTGYFVGSFDTDATASLAPGATEAPTATPLVTSSPTRAKSAKAKSPKAKSPKAGTPSPKSTMAPEEDDHDDSDSEMNIEVPSKLLVDLAEDEATPVPESGSAYAAAGGSFTSTLTGGAYTTIDTPYGATAVPGATVVPAYALGSGGVDSVTVDAGGAADSTANDFTASADAEGGAEQDGSFYAYNAASINPGATAIPVGEASIYADIDGVFGTAGEAGA
- a CDS encoding predicted protein, translating into MEGAAPPSSMDPADKAGGEVIFTSDGLDPLEPPLALVRAPPLLSSNRRDASDGSPVDELDTSSGTDVVQAFEIFAGKVYAPTTTNTSLSTSLSTRSASLETPLERLARLQRELTELQADVAPTAGSDSAVLTAVQDLQARLAQTKLMAQSEWTEKLVQAQSPPAPDSAPSASPSATLNDATLLRLQRMEQTVGVSAASTGASLTERLSRLETAASKLDDRQVESLSRKAKVIRQDLEAASKARNKLMSSTGSRAEDTKTITDLYDQLLQLQGLSAHLPALTSRLATLAHQHADTGTWAARLQETESVATRLQSSVLVLEQSLDKMQHGLNENADQITCNSVVADGESPRINAVANGVRDTTACVDAISNMTKVGNTVVAEDAAPVTPEFDAAHNANAWGKGAAAKTTEK